The following are from one region of the Marinitoga sp. 38H-ov genome:
- a CDS encoding sugar ABC transporter ATP-binding protein produces the protein MRGGKEILRFEHIEKEFFGNKVLEDINLVLNEGEVLGLVGENGAGKSTMMKILFGMPEIHETGGYKGKIIFEGKEVNFKSPLDALDNGIGMVHQEFSLLPGFTATENIVLNRESTKYNFLVEIFGDRIKTLDFIDMKKRAKKAIEHLGVNLDPEMLVSEMPVGHKQFTEIAREIERENTKLLVLDEPTAVLTESEADILLDTIKRLSNEGIAIIFITHRLSEILEVADKVAVLRDGHLIKEVPIEEADEHKITEWMIGRNIEKFENNSVENRKFGNPILKVKNLMVDMPGEFVRNVSFEVREGEIFGIGGLAGQGKLGIPNGIMGLFYSEGEVEFNGEKLSLNNPLEPLNKGIAFVSEDRRGVGLLLDESIELNISFTAMQIREDFIKRWLFLKLRDEDKMSEVAKEYIEKLQIKCVSEKQKVKELSGGNQQKVCLARAFVMNPKLLFVSEPTRGIDVGAKKLVLDVLKQYNREYGTTIIITSSELEELRSICDRIAIISEGEVSGILPAKEDSIKFGELMVKRVEVK, from the coding sequence TTGAGAGGCGGCAAAGAAATATTAAGATTTGAACATATAGAAAAAGAGTTTTTTGGAAATAAGGTCCTTGAAGACATCAACCTTGTTTTAAATGAAGGTGAAGTTTTAGGTTTAGTTGGAGAAAATGGTGCCGGAAAATCTACAATGATGAAAATATTATTTGGCATGCCTGAAATCCATGAAACTGGAGGTTATAAAGGTAAAATAATATTTGAAGGAAAAGAAGTTAATTTCAAATCTCCTTTGGATGCATTAGATAATGGTATAGGTATGGTTCATCAGGAATTTTCATTATTACCAGGATTTACTGCTACAGAAAATATTGTTTTAAATAGAGAATCTACAAAATATAATTTTTTAGTTGAAATTTTTGGAGATAGAATAAAAACTCTTGATTTTATAGATATGAAAAAGAGAGCTAAAAAAGCTATTGAACATTTAGGAGTTAATTTAGACCCTGAAATGTTAGTTTCTGAAATGCCTGTTGGACATAAGCAGTTTACTGAAATAGCGAGAGAAATCGAAAGAGAAAATACAAAATTATTAGTTTTGGATGAACCTACAGCAGTATTAACTGAATCAGAAGCTGATATATTATTAGATACTATAAAAAGATTATCAAATGAAGGTATAGCAATTATATTTATCACTCATAGACTCAGTGAAATTTTAGAAGTTGCAGATAAAGTTGCAGTGTTAAGAGATGGACATTTAATAAAAGAAGTTCCAATAGAAGAAGCAGATGAGCATAAAATAACTGAATGGATGATTGGAAGAAATATAGAAAAATTTGAAAATAATAGTGTTGAAAATAGAAAATTTGGAAACCCAATATTAAAGGTAAAAAATCTTATGGTTGACATGCCTGGAGAATTTGTAAGGAATGTTTCATTTGAAGTTAGAGAAGGTGAAATATTTGGTATAGGCGGATTGGCAGGTCAAGGAAAATTAGGAATACCAAATGGGATTATGGGATTATTTTATTCTGAAGGTGAAGTGGAATTCAACGGAGAAAAACTTTCTTTAAATAATCCTCTTGAACCATTAAATAAAGGTATTGCCTTTGTATCTGAAGATAGAAGAGGTGTAGGATTATTATTAGATGAATCAATTGAGTTAAATATTTCATTTACAGCCATGCAAATTAGAGAGGATTTTATTAAAAGATGGTTATTTTTAAAATTACGAGATGAAGATAAAATGAGTGAGGTTGCCAAAGAATATATTGAAAAGTTGCAGATAAAATGTGTTAGTGAAAAACAAAAAGTAAAAGAGTTATCAGGAGGAAATCAGCAAAAAGTATGTTTAGCTAGAGCTTTTGTAATGAATCCCAAATTATTATTCGTTTCTGAACCAACAAGAGGTATTGATGTTGGAGCAAAAAAATTAGTTCTGGATGTTCTAAAACAATATAATAGAGAATATGGAACAACTATCATAATAACTTCTTCTGAATTAGAAGAATTAAGAAGTATTTGTGATAGAATTGCTATTATTTCAGAAGGAGAAGTTTCTGGTATCTTACCAGCAAAAGAAGATTCTATAAAATTCGGAGAGCTTATGGTTAAAAGAGTTGAGGTGAAATGA
- a CDS encoding DUF3798 domain-containing protein, producing the protein MKKFLVVLLLVFSLTIFAEPLFKIGVVTGTVSQSEDDLRGAEQLIKEYKDMIVHVTYPDNFMQEMETTIAQIVGLADDPLIKAIVVNQAVPGTVEAFRRVREKRPDILLLAGNPHEDPTMIADVADVAVTPDNVARGYLIVKAAKMLGADTFMHISFPRHMSYELLSRRRNIMKVAAEDLGMKFVDMGSPDPVSDVGIAGAQQFILEKVPAWLDEYGKNTAFFCTNDAHTEPLLKRIAELGGYFIEADLPSPTMGYPGALGITFTEEEKGNWPAILKKVEEAVIAKGGAGRMGTWAYSFGYTTTAALGDLAIKAVLGIAEVDNFDDVMASFRKYTPGAGWNGSFYVDADEVERENFILVYQDTYVFGKGYLHMTDLEVPEKYFEIR; encoded by the coding sequence ATGAAGAAGTTTTTAGTTGTATTGTTATTAGTGTTTTCCTTAACAATTTTTGCAGAACCACTTTTTAAAATTGGTGTTGTAACAGGTACAGTATCTCAATCTGAAGATGATCTAAGAGGAGCAGAACAACTTATTAAAGAGTATAAAGATATGATTGTCCACGTTACATACCCAGACAATTTTATGCAAGAAATGGAAACAACTATTGCACAAATAGTCGGATTAGCAGATGATCCTCTTATAAAAGCTATAGTTGTTAACCAAGCTGTTCCAGGAACGGTTGAAGCATTTAGAAGAGTAAGAGAAAAAAGACCTGATATATTATTATTAGCAGGTAATCCCCATGAAGATCCTACAATGATAGCAGATGTTGCAGATGTTGCTGTAACTCCTGATAATGTAGCAAGAGGATATTTAATTGTTAAAGCTGCAAAGATGTTAGGAGCAGATACATTTATGCACATTTCTTTCCCAAGACATATGAGTTATGAATTATTATCTAGAAGAAGAAATATAATGAAAGTAGCAGCTGAAGATTTAGGAATGAAATTTGTTGATATGGGTTCTCCAGATCCAGTTAGTGATGTCGGTATTGCTGGAGCACAACAGTTTATCTTAGAAAAAGTTCCTGCATGGTTAGACGAATACGGTAAAAATACAGCTTTCTTCTGTACAAATGACGCTCATACAGAACCATTATTAAAAAGAATTGCAGAATTGGGTGGATATTTTATAGAAGCTGATTTACCTTCACCTACAATGGGTTATCCAGGTGCTTTAGGTATTACATTTACTGAAGAAGAAAAAGGTAATTGGCCAGCTATTTTAAAGAAAGTTGAAGAAGCAGTTATAGCAAAAGGTGGAGCAGGAAGAATGGGAACATGGGCATACTCATTTGGTTATACAACAACAGCAGCATTAGGAGATTTAGCTATCAAAGCTGTATTAGGAATTGCAGAAGTTGATAATTTTGATGATGTTATGGCATCATTTAGAAAATACACTCCAGGTGCTGGATGGAATGGTAGCTTCTATGTAGATGCAGATGAAGTTGAAAGAGAAAATTTCATCTTAGTATATCAAGATACATATGTATTTGGAAAAGGTTATTTACATATGACAGATTTGGAAGTTCCTGAAAAATATTTTGAAATTAGATAA
- a CDS encoding ABC transporter permease → MEKLKKYIENFGWPRIIIALFLLALFVIAPFVNIRISTSISDIFIRFGMNSILVLAMVPMVLSGTGLNFGLPLGIIAGLIGAVTSIELGVTGFFGFITAILIALPFAIVLGWGYGILLNKVKGGEMMVATYVGFSSVAFMSMMWLILPYKSPDMIWAYGGSGLRTTISVEKYWFHVLNDFLSIKIGDYFVFPTGAILFFAFMAFLVWLFFRTKTGTAIIAVGSNPDFARASGINIDKMRIISVIMSTVLGAIGIIVYEQSFGFIQLYMGPFYMAFPAVAAILIGGASIHGATITNVVVGTFLFQGILTMTPSVINNLIKTDMSEAIRIVVSNGMILYALTRKKARS, encoded by the coding sequence ATGGAGAAATTAAAAAAATATATAGAAAATTTTGGTTGGCCCAGGATTATAATTGCCTTATTCTTATTAGCGCTATTTGTTATTGCGCCTTTTGTAAATATTAGAATTTCCACGTCTATTAGTGATATTTTTATCAGATTTGGAATGAATTCAATACTTGTTTTAGCTATGGTTCCTATGGTTTTATCAGGTACAGGTTTAAACTTCGGATTACCTTTAGGAATAATTGCAGGTTTAATTGGTGCAGTTACTAGCATTGAATTAGGAGTAACTGGATTTTTTGGATTTATAACTGCAATTTTAATAGCTTTGCCATTTGCTATAGTTTTAGGTTGGGGCTATGGGATTTTATTAAACAAAGTAAAAGGTGGAGAAATGATGGTAGCTACCTATGTCGGATTTTCTTCAGTAGCTTTCATGTCAATGATGTGGTTAATATTGCCTTATAAAAGTCCAGATATGATTTGGGCATATGGTGGTTCAGGTTTAAGAACAACTATATCTGTAGAAAAATATTGGTTTCATGTTTTAAATGATTTTTTATCTATTAAAATAGGCGATTATTTTGTATTTCCAACTGGAGCTATTTTGTTTTTTGCATTTATGGCCTTCTTAGTTTGGCTATTTTTTAGAACAAAAACAGGCACTGCAATTATTGCAGTTGGTTCTAACCCTGATTTTGCTAGAGCTTCTGGTATTAATATAGATAAAATGAGGATTATATCTGTTATTATGTCTACGGTATTAGGAGCTATTGGTATTATTGTATATGAACAAAGCTTTGGTTTTATACAATTATATATGGGACCGTTTTATATGGCATTCCCTGCAGTTGCTGCTATTTTAATTGGTGGTGCTTCTATTCATGGTGCTACAATTACAAATGTTGTTGTTGGTACATTCTTATTCCAAGGGATATTGACTATGACTCCATCTGTAATTAATAATTTAATTAAAACAGATATGTCTGAAGCAATAAGAATAGTAGTATCTAATGGAATGATATTATATGCATTAACTAGAAAGAAGGCGAGATCATGA